The Paenibacillus spongiae nucleotide sequence TCCAGCAGCAGCCGTTCCGCCAGCATCTCCTCCAGCACGCGCGTTAGCGTGCTGCTGGTCATGGAGAAGGCGGACAATAATTCAGCTTTGGAGACGACGCCCTGCTCCGCAATACGGTCATATATGAGCCGCTTGGGCGTCGGAATGGTTTTCGGTCGTTTATCCATGCGATTACCTCGCTGTCCAACAATCAGTTAAGAAATTTTGTTTCATTATACCCTAGTACGTATTTCATTGCCAGAAACATGGGCTGTCATAAACTTTAATTCGATTTGGTATTTTAAAATTCGACATTTCATGCTCGATATGGTTTTTTAAATGTTTTCTTGGGAATATGAGGATATAAACAAATTTTATGATGGTATCCGTGAATACTTAATTCCAAAATGAAATAAAGATGGTATAATAAATAGAGAAGACAAGGGAGGAGAACAGCATGATGCCATCATCGACGAATAAATTACAAATTCTTCTCCAATTATTTTGGACTTTTTTTCGTATCGGACCTGCAACCTTCGGGGGCGGATATGCCATGATTCCACTGATCGAACGGGAGACCGTTACGAAGCGAAAGTGGATCGATAAGCAGGAAATGAGCGATTTGATCTCGATTGCCGGCTCTGCTCCGGGAGGGGTCGGCGTGAATGCATCGGCTTTTATCGGACATCGGCTCGGCGGAATCGCAGGCGCGGTTGCGGCGATCATCGGGATTACGCTGCCCACCTTCCTGATTGTGTTTCTGCTCAGCTACCTTTATGTCCAATTCGGAGATCATCCGAAGCTTGAAGCGGCGCTCAAAGGCATTCACGGGGCGATTATCGCATTGATTCTCATTGCCGCGTACAAGATGGCCAAATCTTCGGTTTTCGATAAAACAACCGTTGCGATTGCACTCAGTGCGCTTGCCGTTCTCTTGTTAACGGAAATCAATCCGGTAATTGCAATCGTGTCGGGTTTGTTCATCGGCATCATTCTCGTAAGGATCAAGATGCTGCTTGGGATCAAGGTATATACCGAGAAGCAGCCGCCTCACCTGAAGGAAGAAGAACCGATGTATCCGGAATACTACATTTAGGAGGAGGGCGTTTGATCATGCTATGGGAGTTGTTCGTTGCCTTCCTGAAGATCGGATTTAGTTCCTTTGGCGGCGGCTATGCCGCGATCGCCATGATTCAATATGAGGTCGAATCGCATAACTGGATGACAGCGGCGGAGTTTCAAGAGATCGTGTCGATTGCCGGGATGGCGCCAGGCCCCATTGCCACGAACAGCGCGACGCTGATTGGCTATCATATCGGAGGGATTTATGGGGCGGTATTGTCGACGCTTGGTGTCGTGTTTCCATCATTCTTCATCATCGTCATTGTTGCCACCTTCCTCTCCCGCATTCATCATAACCAATGGGTAAAATCCTCTTTTTACGGCTTAAGACCGATTATTGCGAGCTTGATCGCCTATGCTGCCCTACATTTTGGCTTTATGGGGAAAAGCGCGCCGCTGCTGGACTGGTCCACGCTGGCGACGCTGCTCATATGTGCCGGATCTCTATATGGAATGATTAAATACAAGCTCCATCCGGTAACGGTTATCGTTGCCTCCGGATTGGCGGGCATCGTATTGTTCTAGAATAAACCTTTCGTCCGCCGGACTAATTTTAGTTTTGGTGTTCGCAGTAGATGTTGTTGGAATCCTCAGATTTGCATGACCGGCAAGCAGCGGTCGGGGACAGCCTGGCCAAGCCGGTAACGGCGACAGTATTCATTGGCTTCGATTTATGACCGCGACGAGACCTGCATTCCAAGTACCGGCTTCAAGACGGTACAGTGCGATAAATCCGATTCGCATCCATTCGGCTCACAGCCCTCATTATATATTGGACTTGCTGGGATTTTAAGTTCATAGCAACTCATCCGAAATATGGAGCACCATCGAGATTTTTAGGTTCACACTAACTCATCTTCGAATAAAGTCGCATAAGACAAAGGGTCGTTTTGTAACCAGTAACTCCCCAGCCAGCACCGTGCAGCGCTGCCATGCTAACGG carries:
- a CDS encoding chromate transporter, which encodes MLWELFVAFLKIGFSSFGGGYAAIAMIQYEVESHNWMTAAEFQEIVSIAGMAPGPIATNSATLIGYHIGGIYGAVLSTLGVVFPSFFIIVIVATFLSRIHHNQWVKSSFYGLRPIIASLIAYAALHFGFMGKSAPLLDWSTLATLLICAGSLYGMIKYKLHPVTVIVASGLAGIVLF
- a CDS encoding chromate transporter, producing MMPSSTNKLQILLQLFWTFFRIGPATFGGGYAMIPLIERETVTKRKWIDKQEMSDLISIAGSAPGGVGVNASAFIGHRLGGIAGAVAAIIGITLPTFLIVFLLSYLYVQFGDHPKLEAALKGIHGAIIALILIAAYKMAKSSVFDKTTVAIALSALAVLLLTEINPVIAIVSGLFIGIILVRIKMLLGIKVYTEKQPPHLKEEEPMYPEYYI